A genomic stretch from Candidatus Nitrososphaera gargensis Ga9.2 includes:
- the proS gene encoding proline--tRNA ligase, producing MSSQPRGEAAGITVKKSEDFSEWYTQVVLKAGLADYAPVKGFIVLRPYGYAIWESIRDILDRRFKETGHQNGFLPVLIPESLLSKEEDHFAGFTPEVFWVTKAGDNNIGEKLALRPTSETLAYSVFAKWITSYRDLPLKINFWNTALRAEIKATKPFIRTSEFLWQEGHTVHATEEEAEQEVMTILGIYKDMIENYLAVPVITGYKSDTEKFVGAKYTTTLEGLMADGKALQMGTSHHLAQNFSKPFEIKYLGKDTKEHFAWQTSWGVSWRLIGALIMVHGDDKGLVLPPQIAPIQVVIVPIHKDKDAKLVKDKAAEIELELKHAGIRAYMDSRDEYTSGWKFNEWEMKGVPLRINLGPRDIEKGQVEFVRRDTKDKKQDDRTKLVDTANSLLVEIQKNLLSKARAFLQENISRPASYDEFKSIIENKGGFVMVGWCGQEECEEKIKQDTGADIRVLPFDQKDRPGKCIYCGQDSKKAAIFARAY from the coding sequence GTGAGTTCGCAACCCCGAGGAGAAGCAGCAGGCATAACGGTCAAAAAGAGCGAGGATTTTAGCGAGTGGTACACTCAGGTAGTCCTCAAGGCCGGGCTTGCAGACTATGCCCCTGTCAAGGGGTTCATTGTCCTGCGCCCGTACGGCTATGCGATATGGGAATCGATAAGGGACATACTTGACAGGCGGTTCAAGGAGACGGGCCACCAGAACGGCTTTCTGCCGGTGTTGATACCCGAAAGCCTACTCTCAAAAGAAGAGGATCACTTTGCAGGATTTACCCCCGAAGTGTTCTGGGTCACAAAGGCTGGAGACAACAACATCGGGGAAAAGCTGGCGCTCAGACCGACCTCTGAAACGCTTGCATACTCTGTCTTTGCAAAGTGGATAACCAGTTATCGGGACCTGCCGTTAAAGATCAACTTTTGGAACACTGCACTCCGGGCCGAGATCAAGGCTACCAAGCCTTTCATAAGGACGTCGGAATTCCTCTGGCAGGAAGGGCACACTGTCCATGCCACCGAAGAGGAGGCCGAGCAGGAGGTCATGACGATACTTGGCATTTACAAGGATATGATAGAGAACTACCTTGCGGTGCCGGTGATAACCGGCTACAAGAGCGACACCGAAAAGTTCGTCGGCGCAAAGTACACTACAACCCTTGAAGGGCTGATGGCTGACGGCAAGGCGCTCCAGATGGGGACGTCGCACCACTTGGCGCAGAACTTTTCAAAGCCTTTTGAAATAAAGTATCTCGGCAAGGATACCAAAGAGCACTTTGCATGGCAAACCTCGTGGGGCGTTTCGTGGCGCCTCATAGGGGCGCTCATAATGGTTCACGGCGACGACAAGGGGCTGGTACTGCCGCCGCAGATCGCGCCAATACAGGTCGTGATAGTGCCTATACACAAGGACAAGGATGCCAAGCTGGTCAAGGACAAAGCCGCCGAAATAGAGTTGGAATTAAAGCACGCCGGTATCCGCGCGTACATGGACAGCCGCGACGAATACACGTCTGGCTGGAAGTTCAACGAGTGGGAGATGAAGGGCGTGCCTCTCCGCATAAACCTCGGGCCGCGCGACATTGAAAAGGGGCAGGTTGAGTTTGTCAGGCGCGATACAAAGGACAAGAAGCAGGACGATCGCACAAAACTAGTAGACACTGCAAATTCACTTTTGGTCGAGATACAGAAGAACCTGCTATCAAAGGCAAGGGCGTTCCTGCAGGAAAACATTTCCCGGCCTGCTTCATACGACGAATTTAAGTCGATAATCGAAAACAAAGGCGGGTTTGTCATGGTGGGCTGGTGCGGGCAGGAAGAATGCGAAGAGAAGATAAAACAAGACACGGGGGCTGACATCAGGGTGCTTCCATTTGATCAGAAAGACAGGCCGGGCAAATGCATCTACTGCGGGCAGGACAGCAAGAAGGCAGCGATATTTGCAAGGGCATACTAA
- a CDS encoding Nre family DNA repair protein, with the protein MSSSSPADIKKKLEQNWIQFLKANSAKLALDAIDGSSPPSVFVGRYGYPKVRIGPMIPPTHGDTTILDRTELWAGKSIEEIANYRLSLVRGVFTMNVHDTSGRYLENMQELAMSERPADSEATFEKKPLADIELDKEVRLNTEAAPFGPAAPLKTFKASSLSADQRIEAAHYDTDLRASDAIMELYRRGVETSGIHRVLSVGMLGLKKNRKLVPTRWSISATDDTISSRLIKENEANPSIDLFEVTQYSHLANYYSVVLIPDEVWSFEMIESWFTSSGQIVMGSDYEDARGLDHYPTIAGAYFAARLAVAEHLAHRCRKAAALVLREIHPEYVMPLGVWQIREGVREALKKPPQKFESIEQAISFASAGMSMSRQEIASKSWLWRAFKNQTRITDFA; encoded by the coding sequence TTGTCGTCGTCCTCACCAGCCGACATAAAGAAAAAGCTTGAACAGAATTGGATACAATTTCTAAAAGCAAACTCGGCCAAGCTTGCACTTGATGCCATTGACGGCTCAAGTCCGCCTTCCGTGTTTGTCGGCCGCTACGGCTACCCGAAGGTCAGAATAGGCCCCATGATCCCGCCGACGCATGGCGACACGACAATACTTGACAGGACAGAACTGTGGGCCGGCAAGAGCATCGAAGAGATAGCAAATTACCGGCTGTCGCTTGTCCGGGGAGTGTTTACCATGAATGTGCACGACACTTCTGGCCGCTATCTGGAAAACATGCAGGAACTTGCCATGTCCGAGCGGCCAGCTGACAGCGAAGCGACCTTTGAAAAAAAGCCGCTTGCAGACATTGAACTTGACAAGGAGGTCAGGCTCAACACTGAAGCCGCGCCGTTTGGTCCGGCCGCGCCCCTGAAGACGTTCAAGGCATCGTCCCTTTCTGCCGACCAGCGGATCGAGGCAGCCCACTATGACACCGACCTTCGCGCTTCTGACGCAATAATGGAACTCTACCGGCGCGGGGTGGAGACGAGCGGCATCCACAGAGTGCTCAGCGTGGGGATGCTCGGGCTGAAAAAGAACCGCAAGCTGGTGCCGACGCGCTGGAGTATTTCCGCGACAGACGACACTATTTCAAGCAGGCTGATAAAGGAAAACGAAGCCAACCCGTCGATCGACCTCTTTGAGGTGACGCAGTACTCGCACCTTGCAAATTATTATTCGGTAGTACTGATACCGGACGAAGTGTGGAGCTTTGAGATGATCGAGTCCTGGTTCACAAGCAGCGGCCAGATCGTAATGGGCTCTGACTACGAGGACGCAAGGGGGCTTGATCACTACCCAACCATTGCAGGAGCATATTTCGCGGCGCGCCTTGCAGTAGCCGAGCATCTGGCGCACCGATGCAGAAAGGCGGCGGCCCTTGTGCTCCGGGAAATACATCCAGAGTACGTCATGCCGCTTGGAGTGTGGCAGATAAGGGAAGGCGTGAGAGAAGCGCTGAAAAAGCCGCCGCAAAAGTTCGAAAGCATCGAGCAGGCGATATCCTTTGCAAGCGCAGGCATGTCCATGTCACGGCAAGAGATCGCAAGCAAGAGCTGGCTCTGGCGTGCTTTCAAAAACCAGACAAGGATCACCGATTTTGCATAA
- a CDS encoding S8 family serine peptidase: MVDDISSSNNIVGRQVAENVLDNNLGSLWIARGTSAWIQADLGESKIICDIEITWLRISPRQQYELKISISVDGINYDIVHTGRIAGNTMFIPQRYDLGEANGRYVKITVDMANANNLIGISNLVINGREDTTAEEEFTYTVDEQIEPSVKELPGIKGGPPRPVEAVVGPDGTQDEFVINEVIFRPRDQAELSAFIAKYNGTILDDGSPLLIPGANRTEDSTVPESSGWYLIRVDLERSSLNDLSSNMEQLNLTGQVVFSSQDAARLAALIARESDQDISPNFFARPGAVIEHPDYGGGNLDAERWTWMTEDDNPGAPGVQGLSVGTVNAWNYLRYMRIPPPPPSGIWSPAIVAIVDAGFDLDQTTGLPLNNNRDYFHLGDNLMQGDVVDHDLRAGGDYAGWHGQGVFGVALSRPRNGYGSAGTAGEIAYPMLIRIDGSFYHMADGIRTSVLNGANVINISWFGECNWWCRTFTGNDNAVESEVGLAVAGNAIVVSIPGNTQPLGQDIGDKYMIPCKVTGVLCVGAIMGNGQAELFSNYGNGVDIWAPDCTRSTVSRVSADDDVDDLGIDELWQFCGTSGAAPFVSGIVAMMKMPKPDMTLNEAVDILQRTSNPSTDPKVSLTGYVDAFRAVASLRENRPPSVNIILPEDGASITWGVFSGRATAQDPEQGGWFSNSIASITFTSNRDGRLCIATDRFGDYYYCQKRNLSLGSHRITAIATDIFGASGSDSIDIEVINHDPSPRIIWPPNNSEFRTGQSIEFRGFAYDLDESISDSNLSWTSNIDGPIGTGRTTSRTLSEGVHTITLQATDLYGATGETSIVVNVVSGVGIPEPEITSPRNGAQFFTGQTITFEGRAIDEEDGELPGSSLEWRSSRDSLLGTGNTISVVLSGPPTPCRPEFIGHTITLTATDSDGNSATSQIIVSVGTVC, encoded by the coding sequence GTGGTAGACGATATCAGCTCAAGCAACAATATCGTGGGTAGGCAAGTCGCAGAAAATGTGTTGGATAATAACCTTGGATCATTATGGATAGCCAGAGGGACTTCTGCTTGGATACAGGCTGACCTTGGTGAATCCAAAATAATCTGCGATATTGAGATTACTTGGCTTAGGATATCTCCCAGACAGCAGTATGAACTTAAGATATCTATCTCTGTCGACGGTATCAATTACGACATAGTTCATACTGGCAGGATAGCTGGAAACACTATGTTCATTCCACAACGTTATGATCTTGGCGAAGCAAACGGTAGATATGTCAAGATAACTGTCGACATGGCAAATGCAAACAACTTGATAGGCATATCCAATCTGGTTATCAATGGTCGCGAAGATACCACTGCAGAAGAAGAATTCACGTACACTGTGGATGAACAAATTGAGCCATCGGTGAAGGAATTGCCCGGGATTAAAGGTGGACCTCCGCGCCCTGTTGAAGCTGTCGTGGGACCTGATGGGACACAGGATGAGTTCGTGATAAATGAGGTCATATTTAGACCGCGTGATCAGGCAGAACTGAGCGCGTTTATTGCCAAGTACAATGGGACAATACTGGATGATGGATCGCCTCTGTTGATTCCCGGAGCCAACAGGACTGAGGATTCTACAGTCCCGGAATCAAGTGGGTGGTACCTAATCAGAGTAGACCTAGAACGTTCAAGCCTAAATGACCTCTCCAGTAACATGGAGCAACTGAACCTAACAGGTCAAGTTGTCTTCTCTTCGCAGGACGCTGCAAGATTGGCCGCATTGATTGCTAGAGAATCAGATCAAGACATTAGCCCTAACTTTTTTGCAAGACCTGGTGCAGTAATAGAACATCCTGACTATGGTGGCGGCAACCTTGATGCTGAAAGATGGACATGGATGACGGAGGATGACAATCCGGGGGCACCAGGGGTGCAAGGACTATCTGTAGGCACGGTGAACGCGTGGAACTATCTTAGGTACATGAGGATTCCGCCTCCTCCACCAAGTGGTATATGGAGTCCTGCAATTGTGGCAATCGTTGATGCAGGATTTGACTTGGATCAGACTACCGGACTGCCGCTGAATAACAATAGAGACTACTTTCATCTTGGGGACAACCTGATGCAGGGGGATGTAGTAGATCATGACCTGAGGGCTGGAGGCGATTATGCCGGGTGGCATGGGCAGGGTGTATTTGGCGTTGCTCTCTCCCGACCAAGAAACGGTTATGGTTCAGCAGGCACTGCTGGTGAGATCGCATACCCGATGCTGATAAGGATAGATGGCTCATTCTATCATATGGCAGATGGAATAAGGACATCCGTATTGAATGGTGCAAATGTTATCAATATCAGTTGGTTTGGCGAATGCAACTGGTGGTGCCGCACTTTTACTGGTAATGATAATGCTGTCGAAAGCGAAGTGGGACTGGCGGTTGCAGGAAATGCCATAGTGGTATCAATACCAGGCAACACGCAACCACTCGGACAAGATATCGGTGATAAATATATGATTCCCTGTAAAGTGACAGGAGTGCTTTGTGTGGGTGCCATCATGGGTAATGGTCAGGCTGAATTGTTTTCAAACTACGGTAATGGTGTGGACATCTGGGCACCTGACTGCACCAGATCAACTGTGTCACGGGTTTCAGCCGATGATGATGTAGACGACCTCGGTATCGATGAGCTCTGGCAATTCTGTGGTACAAGTGGCGCTGCTCCATTTGTTAGTGGAATAGTAGCCATGATGAAGATGCCCAAACCAGATATGACCTTAAATGAGGCTGTCGACATTCTACAGAGGACATCAAATCCCAGCACAGATCCAAAGGTAAGTCTCACAGGATATGTAGACGCGTTTAGAGCTGTAGCATCCTTAAGAGAAAATCGACCTCCTAGTGTGAATATCATCTTGCCAGAGGATGGCGCATCTATCACATGGGGGGTCTTTTCTGGAAGAGCAACTGCACAAGATCCAGAACAAGGAGGGTGGTTTTCCAATTCTATCGCCAGCATTACATTTACATCAAACAGGGATGGTCGACTCTGCATCGCAACTGACAGATTTGGCGATTATTACTATTGCCAAAAAAGAAATCTCAGCCTAGGTTCGCACAGAATAACGGCGATAGCTACTGATATTTTTGGTGCGTCTGGTAGCGACTCAATAGACATTGAAGTGATCAATCATGATCCATCTCCGAGGATCATCTGGCCTCCGAACAATTCAGAGTTTAGGACTGGACAGTCTATCGAATTTAGAGGATTTGCTTATGATCTTGATGAATCAATCTCCGACTCCAACCTATCTTGGACATCAAACATTGACGGTCCGATAGGTACAGGCAGAACTACAAGTCGCACTCTCTCCGAGGGCGTACATACGATCACACTTCAGGCGACTGACCTGTATGGGGCAACAGGCGAAACCTCAATCGTGGTTAATGTCGTTTCTGGCGTCGGAATTCCAGAACCTGAGATCACAAGCCCAAGGAATGGCGCGCAATTTTTTACAGGACAGACAATAACATTTGAAGGAAGAGCGATAGATGAAGAGGACGGTGAACTTCCCGGCTCCAGTCTTGAATGGCGTTCAAGCAGAGATAGCTTGCTAGGTACTGGGAATACTATAAGTGTGGTGCTGAGCGGCCCGCCCACGCCATGTAGGCCAGAATTCATTGGTCATACAATAACATTGACTGCAACAGACAGTGATGGAAATTCTGCAACAAGCCAAATCATAGTTTCAGTAGGAACCGTGTGCTAG
- a CDS encoding adenylyltransferase/cytidyltransferase family protein yields the protein MDPVDKAILAALYASTLDPSISAYDRLKARLPLSQEFYNSRVSHLAKMGLVEKSDPSKLTFIGRDALKVVLVGGVFDLIHPGHIHTLKAAKAEGDVLVVVVARQSTAQKIKKDRKIYHDESQRKELVSSLNFVDLVLIGREGTLYDTVEYVKPNVIALGYDQAHSEKDVAENCKKRNLNVHVIRLSTPIPGSKSSKMKEELGDSIYGI from the coding sequence ATGGATCCCGTAGACAAGGCCATCCTTGCGGCGCTGTATGCGAGTACGCTGGACCCTTCAATTTCAGCGTATGACAGGCTCAAGGCTAGACTGCCGCTTAGCCAGGAATTTTACAATTCCAGAGTAAGCCATCTTGCCAAGATGGGTCTTGTGGAAAAGTCCGACCCAAGCAAGCTGACGTTTATCGGGCGCGACGCGCTCAAGGTGGTGCTCGTTGGAGGAGTGTTTGACCTGATCCACCCCGGCCACATCCACACGCTCAAAGCCGCAAAGGCAGAGGGCGACGTCCTTGTAGTGGTTGTCGCAAGGCAGTCGACAGCGCAGAAGATAAAGAAGGACAGGAAGATCTACCACGACGAAAGCCAGCGCAAGGAGCTGGTGTCCTCGCTGAACTTTGTCGACCTTGTCCTTATCGGCAGAGAGGGCACGCTTTATGACACCGTAGAATACGTCAAGCCAAACGTCATCGCCCTTGGGTACGATCAGGCACACAGCGAAAAAGACGTGGCAGAGAACTGCAAAAAGCGCAACCTCAACGTGCACGTGATAAGGCTGTCGACACCGATACCCGGCTCCAAGAGCTCAAAGATGAAGGAGGAGCTTGGCGACTCGATCTATGGCATCTGA
- a CDS encoding DUF120 domain-containing protein yields MPEIKLQHILTLVELLSKGARHNFVEVTTTELGKNIGRSQQAASKHLLDLENSGYIERAKKGQKFAVRVTDKGYSEIQSLFFSMRTALESTPAVIDFEGNVVSGMGEGAYYMSLEGYKRQFKEKLGYEPYPGTLNVRLTDQIFMNARRELGKHPSIFIDGFSDGTRTYGWVKCYRASINDGAVENAAVLVLERTHYDDSMLEVIASESIKQATGIKNGDRIKVRVMLGGGHHQMP; encoded by the coding sequence ATGCCTGAGATCAAGCTCCAGCACATACTGACCCTAGTGGAACTCCTGTCAAAGGGAGCCCGCCACAATTTTGTGGAAGTCACGACTACAGAGCTTGGCAAGAACATCGGCAGGTCGCAGCAGGCCGCGTCAAAGCACCTGCTTGATCTGGAAAATTCCGGCTACATCGAGCGCGCAAAAAAGGGCCAAAAGTTTGCAGTCAGGGTCACGGACAAGGGCTACTCTGAAATACAGAGCCTCTTTTTCTCCATGAGGACCGCGCTTGAATCCACGCCGGCCGTCATCGATTTTGAGGGCAACGTTGTATCTGGGATGGGCGAGGGCGCCTATTACATGTCGCTTGAAGGCTACAAGAGGCAGTTCAAGGAAAAACTTGGCTACGAGCCGTATCCTGGCACTCTCAACGTCCGGCTCACAGATCAGATCTTCATGAACGCCCGGCGCGAGCTTGGCAAGCACCCGTCGATATTCATCGACGGCTTTAGCGATGGCACACGTACCTATGGCTGGGTAAAGTGCTACAGAGCATCTATAAATGATGGCGCGGTGGAAAACGCCGCAGTGCTGGTGCTAGAGCGCACGCACTATGACGACAGCATGCTGGAAGTGATAGCGTCGGAATCGATCAAGCAGGCGACTGGCATCAAAAACGGCGACAGGATAAAAGTGCGGGTCATGCTCGGCGGCGGTCATCATCAGATGCCATAG
- the dnaG gene encoding DNA primase DnaG, translating into MPSTGIVKYHVKLKFEVDGLVEKADIIGAIFGQTEGLLGPEMNLNELQKVSKVGRIEVNVDTKGNMAKGDALIPMSTDISTAALIAAAIESIDKVGPFQAKFNLVGIDDIRAIKKKVIVDRAKKIVQDWATRTISEGEEMLKDVYDASKPGKLTSFGKAQLACGTGVFDSDWIILVEGRADVINLLRAGFDNAIAIEGARIDETVTKLTEGKRVVAFLDGDRAGDLILKELHGLVKIDKVLRAPPGREVEECTPIEIAEILKDALVPEAPQQQQPQPAHAHHDRDRDRRHSRRDREREPRDEYRAPPPSQQHEPVAVPAQPSKEVIAEDSPEILTAIRDVYPQINETLEAVVLDGSMNKLLKVPVSEVIKRLDSAEGGKLLVIDGIVTQRLVDAADKAGIEYVVGHRTTDLKKPGDIRIRTFGDIGISN; encoded by the coding sequence TTGCCTAGCACAGGTATCGTGAAATATCATGTTAAGTTAAAATTTGAAGTTGATGGTTTGGTTGAGAAGGCCGACATTATCGGTGCTATTTTTGGACAGACCGAAGGTCTCCTCGGACCCGAGATGAACCTCAACGAGCTGCAAAAAGTATCCAAGGTGGGAAGAATCGAGGTGAACGTCGACACCAAAGGCAACATGGCAAAGGGAGACGCCCTGATACCAATGAGCACCGACATCTCTACCGCTGCGCTGATCGCCGCGGCCATAGAGAGCATCGACAAGGTAGGGCCATTTCAGGCCAAGTTCAATTTGGTAGGGATCGACGACATAAGGGCCATCAAGAAGAAGGTTATCGTTGACCGCGCCAAAAAGATAGTGCAGGACTGGGCGACCCGCACGATAAGCGAGGGCGAGGAAATGCTCAAGGACGTATACGACGCAAGCAAGCCGGGCAAGCTTACAAGCTTTGGCAAGGCGCAACTTGCATGCGGAACCGGGGTTTTCGATTCTGACTGGATAATATTGGTAGAAGGCAGGGCGGACGTCATTAACCTGCTCCGCGCAGGGTTTGACAACGCCATTGCAATCGAAGGCGCGCGCATTGACGAAACTGTGACAAAGCTCACGGAAGGCAAGCGCGTCGTGGCGTTCTTGGACGGAGACAGGGCAGGCGACCTTATCCTGAAGGAACTCCATGGCCTTGTCAAGATAGACAAGGTGCTCAGGGCCCCGCCTGGAAGGGAAGTGGAAGAATGCACACCAATCGAGATCGCCGAGATCTTGAAGGATGCGCTTGTCCCAGAGGCGCCACAGCAGCAACAACCTCAGCCGGCACATGCACACCACGATCGCGACCGCGACAGGAGGCACTCGCGCAGGGACAGGGAACGGGAGCCACGCGATGAGTACCGCGCACCGCCACCATCGCAGCAGCATGAGCCCGTGGCAGTGCCAGCGCAGCCGTCCAAGGAAGTGATTGCCGAAGACAGCCCTGAGATACTTACTGCCATCCGTGATGTATATCCACAGATAAACGAGACGCTCGAAGCGGTAGTACTTGACGGCTCTATGAACAAGCTGCTCAAGGTGCCAGTGTCCGAGGTCATCAAGAGACTTGACAGCGCCGAGGGTGGCAAGCTGCTGGTGATCGACGGCATCGTCACCCAGAGGCTTGTAGATGCAGCCGACAAGGCCGGCATCGAATACGTCGTAGGCCACAGGACGACTGACCTGAAAAAGCCGGGAGACATCCGCATTCGGACCTTTGGCGACATTGGGATAAGCAACTAG
- a CDS encoding toprim domain-containing protein, producing the protein MGYQYHNNANDDETVERLRSFIGMLNEESEKGSVIVVEGKRDAEALSKVGFTGSPAVFHHFKGVADFLDSHDSASKKKKIILLLDMDRTGKYLTSRLVSQLQSRRQNVSLSYKRALAKITNGKVRHVEDLVIYAPRLSGITGSRKDLYFYT; encoded by the coding sequence ATGGGCTATCAATACCACAACAACGCCAATGATGACGAGACGGTCGAACGGCTGCGCAGTTTTATCGGCATGCTCAACGAAGAATCTGAGAAGGGCTCTGTCATCGTGGTTGAGGGCAAGCGTGATGCAGAGGCGCTTTCAAAGGTCGGGTTCACCGGTAGCCCCGCAGTCTTCCATCACTTTAAGGGCGTCGCAGACTTTCTCGATAGCCACGACAGTGCAAGCAAAAAGAAGAAGATAATCTTGCTCCTTGACATGGACAGGACCGGAAAGTATCTCACAAGCCGGCTGGTGTCGCAGCTGCAGTCCCGCAGGCAGAACGTGAGCCTGTCATACAAGAGAGCGCTGGCAAAGATTACAAACGGCAAGGTGAGGCACGTCGAGGACTTGGTGATCTATGCACCGCGCCTATCCGGCATAACAGGAAGCCGCAAAGACCTGTACTTTTACACCTGA
- a CDS encoding type 1 glutamine amidotransferase produces MQRKTILSVQNIVCETLGTLEQMFRDDGFEIVKINAQSDHVPASSQGYDAIVILGGPMAVYDNLPYLQRQQDLIKDAIKNNTPVLGICLGSQLIAQAAGGRVYKGKKKEIGWQDVYVTPASSNDIFRGVTDKTIRVFQWHGDTYDLPANAKMLAYSDLYPQAFRIGSAVGIQFHLEVDRQLIESWIREYSTEISAERIEPESILPAPGNLEQLAARCRLVYNNFSKVLK; encoded by the coding sequence TTGCAGCGCAAGACAATACTGTCCGTGCAGAACATTGTATGTGAGACCCTCGGCACACTTGAGCAGATGTTCAGAGATGACGGCTTTGAAATTGTAAAGATCAATGCGCAGAGCGATCACGTCCCTGCAAGTTCTCAAGGCTACGACGCCATAGTGATCCTCGGAGGCCCGATGGCAGTCTATGATAACCTACCATACCTCCAGCGCCAGCAAGATCTCATCAAGGACGCGATAAAGAACAACACGCCGGTCCTAGGCATCTGCCTCGGATCGCAGCTAATCGCGCAGGCCGCCGGCGGCAGGGTCTACAAGGGCAAAAAGAAGGAGATAGGGTGGCAGGATGTGTACGTGACTCCGGCCAGCAGCAACGACATTTTCAGGGGTGTCACAGACAAAACGATCAGAGTCTTCCAGTGGCATGGCGATACGTACGACCTGCCGGCCAATGCAAAGATGCTTGCGTACTCTGACCTTTACCCGCAGGCGTTCAGGATCGGCTCTGCAGTAGGCATCCAGTTCCATCTTGAAGTCGACAGGCAGCTGATAGAATCATGGATTAGAGAATACAGCACAGAAATAAGCGCAGAAAGGATAGAGCCAGAAAGCATACTGCCGGCCCCCGGCAACTTGGAGCAGCTGGCTGCGCGGTGCAGACTGGTGTACAACAACTTTTCCAAGGTGCTAAAGTAG